In the Leptospira sp. WS4.C2 genome, one interval contains:
- a CDS encoding STAS domain-containing protein, which translates to MANIVFKEKKQDDKFIIQVSGEIDAKTAPELKVKLELSIENGATKIILDFSELTYISSAGIGVLNSIQKYLKEKSGEIVLTSLSKEVKDTMDLMYFTKKVKVFTNLDGALVGF; encoded by the coding sequence GTGGCCAATATAGTCTTTAAAGAAAAGAAACAAGATGACAAATTTATAATACAAGTATCGGGTGAAATTGATGCCAAAACGGCCCCAGAATTGAAAGTAAAATTAGAGTTATCCATTGAAAATGGTGCAACTAAAATTATACTAGATTTCAGTGAGTTGACTTATATTTCTTCAGCAGGTATCGGAGTTTTAAATTCGATACAGAAATATTTAAAGGAGAAATCAGGAGAAATTGTATTAACAAGTTTGTCCAAGGAAGTTAAAGATACAATGGATTTAATGTATTTTACAAAAAAGGTGAAGGTGTTTACAAATTTGGACGGAGCATTAGTCGGGTTTTAG
- a CDS encoding ATP-binding protein: MEPNTEKVVKIPNNLDSLYLVRQEVKTFFIDDFPLDAVGKVIFCIDEIVTNIIEHGFPNKTNSLIQVRMIKTSKDLKFIITDSGIPFDPTKKKSETWKHLYESGSDGGFGLRSVKKIMTVEYRRLERESLNELTLSYTRINR; encoded by the coding sequence TTGGAACCAAACACAGAAAAGGTTGTTAAAATTCCAAATAATCTAGATAGTTTGTATTTAGTCAGACAAGAAGTAAAAACCTTCTTTATCGATGACTTCCCCTTGGATGCAGTAGGGAAAGTAATATTTTGTATCGATGAAATAGTAACTAATATTATCGAACATGGATTTCCAAATAAAACTAATTCTTTGATTCAAGTAAGGATGATTAAAACTTCAAAGGATTTGAAATTCATTATCACCGATAGCGGAATCCCTTTTGACCCAACCAAAAAAAAATCAGAAACTTGGAAACACTTATATGAATCTGGATCGGATGGTGGATTTGGGCTGCGGTCAGTAAAAAAGATTATGACTGTTGAATACAGACGATTGGAACGTGAATCGCTGAATGAGTTAACATTGAGTTATACAAGGATTAACCGTTGA
- a CDS encoding tyrosine-type recombinase/integrase → MGILKDKMISDMTVHGYAKKTIRSYTMCMSRLAVYFQKSPLDLKPMDIYDFFLKMRQANKSDSSLVVFYSAFLFFYTLLGRKDMLELVPFPKRKRTVVAVLSQTEVTTFLTNCSSVCEKAIFTLLYSSGIRIGEVLNLQVVNIDFERKAIFISSGKGGHGRYAILADKTAFLLKQYMEIYNPKTYLFFSQKGKDVPISPRTVQAAFQKIRKLSGIQKYATVHTLRHSFATHLLEDGYSLVYIQKLLGHADIKSTLIYLHVSPNSLLKITSPLEKIGNIRLGIFENQNQYGFQFR, encoded by the coding sequence ATGGGTATTTTAAAAGATAAAATGATTTCAGATATGACGGTGCATGGGTATGCAAAAAAGACAATTCGAAGTTATACGATGTGTATGTCCAGGTTGGCAGTATACTTTCAAAAGTCACCTTTGGATTTGAAACCCATGGATATCTATGATTTTTTTCTAAAGATGAGGCAGGCAAATAAATCTGATTCTTCTTTAGTTGTCTTTTATAGTGCATTTTTGTTTTTTTACACTCTTCTTGGTCGCAAAGATATGTTGGAACTGGTTCCTTTCCCAAAAAGGAAAAGGACGGTTGTCGCAGTATTGAGTCAGACAGAGGTAACCACCTTCCTTACGAATTGTTCTTCCGTTTGTGAAAAAGCAATTTTTACCTTACTTTATTCTTCAGGAATTCGTATTGGAGAAGTGCTTAACCTTCAGGTTGTCAATATTGATTTTGAAAGAAAGGCAATCTTTATCTCTTCGGGGAAAGGTGGTCACGGAAGGTATGCAATCTTAGCAGACAAAACAGCATTCCTTCTGAAACAGTATATGGAGATTTATAATCCAAAAACATATTTATTTTTTTCGCAAAAAGGAAAGGATGTACCGATTAGTCCCCGCACCGTCCAAGCAGCATTTCAGAAGATTCGAAAATTATCGGGAATTCAAAAGTATGCCACAGTCCATACACTGAGACATTCTTTTGCCACTCATCTTTTAGAGGATGGGTATAGTTTAGTTTACATCCAAAAACTATTGGGTCATGCGGATATCAAGAGCACATTAATTTATCTACATGTAAGTCCCAATTCTCTTTTAAAAATCACAAGCCCTCTTGAAAAGATTGGAAATATTCGATTGGGGATATTTGAAAACCAAAACCAGTATGGATTCCAATTCCGATAA
- a CDS encoding alpha/beta fold hydrolase, whose amino-acid sequence MKTFILLHGSYHGAWNWHKVVPLIQNIGHRAITIDMPGHGLDRKKIHSATLSDYVNKTIEVIQAVEGKVILLAHSRNGIVISRVAEKIPEKIEKLIYLASYLIPNGKSMMEYALLDRKSLVIQNTVPKISLKLASRLIKNYTGYKKTLIDLVLPKKFRTHRLSQHIFHEALYHDCPPEITELANVLLTPEPNLGGFEKLKLTAERYGKIPKIYIECLQDRAVTLFLQRRMQKDSPCDRVFQIDSSHSPFFSKPEELCGILNEIAKE is encoded by the coding sequence ATGAAAACATTTATTTTACTACATGGTTCCTACCACGGGGCTTGGAATTGGCACAAAGTAGTTCCATTAATTCAAAACATTGGACACCGCGCGATAACCATTGATATGCCAGGGCATGGACTTGACAGAAAGAAAATACACTCAGCAACACTTAGTGACTATGTAAACAAAACGATAGAGGTGATCCAAGCGGTCGAAGGCAAAGTGATTTTACTTGCCCACAGTCGTAATGGAATTGTAATTTCCAGAGTTGCTGAAAAAATCCCAGAAAAAATTGAGAAATTAATTTACCTCGCATCCTATTTAATTCCAAACGGAAAGTCTATGATGGAATATGCACTCCTTGATCGGAAGTCTTTAGTGATTCAAAATACAGTTCCAAAAATTTCCTTAAAACTAGCAAGTCGATTGATTAAAAATTATACTGGTTATAAAAAAACATTGATCGACCTTGTTTTACCAAAAAAATTTAGAACCCATCGTTTGAGCCAACATATCTTCCATGAAGCACTCTATCATGATTGTCCTCCTGAGATCACTGAGTTAGCGAATGTTTTACTCACACCGGAACCGAACTTGGGTGGATTTGAAAAATTGAAATTAACTGCAGAACGTTATGGTAAAATTCCTAAAATATACATCGAATGTTTGCAAGACAGAGCTGTTACACTGTTTCTCCAAAGGAGGATGCAAAAAGATTCTCCCTGTGATCGGGTTTTTCAAATAGACTCCAGCCACTCTCCTTTTTTTAGTAAACCAGAAGAATTATGTGGTATACTAAACGAAATCGCTAAGGAGTAA